The following are from one region of the Paenibacillus sp. JZ16 genome:
- a CDS encoding DUF5957 family protein: MRSLAAVVMALIGGFAGGVVLNAAIAVMSHIIYGGDESGLKGLKYLPFVTSAWYAATLMIWRRPEYKP; encoded by the coding sequence ATGAGAAGCCTTGCCGCGGTGGTTATGGCTTTAATTGGAGGTTTTGCGGGCGGGGTCGTTCTGAATGCAGCGATTGCCGTTATGTCGCACATCATATATGGAGGAGACGAGAGCGGGTTGAAGGGTCTCAAGTACCTGCCGTTTGTTACCTCGGCATGGTACGCCGCTACTTTAATGATCTGGCGGCGCCCGGAATATAAACCATAG
- a CDS encoding HAD family hydrolase — MENTATLIKPEAMIFDMDGTLFQTETLLLPAYHKLFDILREEGHYEGETPDEELMLGCLGMLLEDIWKIVIPNGTPAAHRRADELLLQLELEGLSNEAAVLYPEVKETLEELHRRGVRLFVASNGLEHYVKGIAEARGIMSLFEGVYSAGEHGTASKVDLVRLLLDEHDIRDAWMVGDRSSDVEAGKENGQTVIGCRYAGFGGEQELKGSDVVIHSFSHLLRLHDLAE, encoded by the coding sequence TTGGAAAATACAGCAACGTTGATCAAGCCGGAAGCGATGATATTTGACATGGATGGAACGCTGTTTCAGACGGAGACCCTGCTGCTGCCCGCCTATCACAAATTGTTCGACATTTTGCGTGAAGAGGGGCACTATGAAGGAGAAACGCCGGATGAGGAGCTCATGCTTGGATGTCTGGGAATGCTGCTCGAAGACATTTGGAAGATTGTCATACCGAATGGAACGCCGGCAGCCCATCGACGTGCAGACGAGCTGCTGCTGCAGCTTGAGCTCGAAGGCTTAAGCAATGAAGCAGCCGTATTGTATCCTGAGGTGAAGGAGACGCTGGAGGAGCTTCATCGTCGGGGCGTCCGATTGTTTGTTGCCAGCAACGGCCTGGAGCATTATGTGAAAGGCATAGCTGAAGCGAGAGGGATCATGTCGCTCTTTGAAGGAGTCTACAGTGCCGGAGAGCATGGAACGGCTTCCAAGGTGGATTTGGTTAGGCTGCTGCTGGATGAACACGATATCCGGGACGCCTGGATGGTAGGGGACCGGTCATCGGATGTGGAGGCGGGCAAAGAGAACGGACAAACCGTCATTGGCTGCCGCTATGCAGGCTTTGGCGGGGAGCAGGAGCTTAAGGGATCAGATGTCGTTATTCATTCTTTTTCACACCTGCTGAGGCTTCACGATCTAGCCGAATAG
- a CDS encoding DUF6220 domain-containing protein, protein MTQQAVGKTPLVVWISLGLAWIFVVCIAIQTLFAGMALFDDGSMWRSHTLFVHFFEIVPVLMLIFGIAGKLPAPYKWKSLVLLLLVFSQYLTANLPGAGALHPVIAIGLFWLAVDTARGVLPSDRREQKG, encoded by the coding sequence ATGACGCAACAAGCTGTAGGAAAAACACCGCTGGTCGTATGGATATCGTTAGGGCTGGCATGGATATTTGTTGTATGTATTGCCATTCAGACGCTGTTTGCCGGCATGGCGCTGTTTGACGATGGATCGATGTGGAGAAGCCATACCCTGTTTGTCCATTTTTTTGAAATCGTGCCGGTCCTCATGCTGATATTTGGTATTGCAGGCAAACTGCCCGCCCCGTACAAATGGAAATCGCTGGTTCTGTTGTTATTGGTCTTCAGCCAATACCTCACCGCCAACCTGCCTGGCGCCGGGGCCTTGCATCCGGTCATCGCCATCGGATTGTTCTGGCTTGCGGTGGATACGGCGCGTGGTGTCCTGCCGTCCGATCGACGGGAACAGAAGGGGTAG
- a CDS encoding GNAT family N-acetyltransferase: MEISCLALSSPEEWPHARQQCSEFFRRYSNKRLTREGYQRLALLSYDELLQPGTSIMAATVRSDVGRIPVGMCFAADYGEGACMVAVHPLYRNRHIGSSLIRSQLSKFGRLRCKVAADHSASLQMCFHAGLQAIALEQGPTGKPTLVMSGTLPLHPFHSSSASRADSVQEGELLCQNPS, translated from the coding sequence GTGGAAATCTCATGTCTAGCTCTCTCAAGCCCGGAAGAATGGCCGCATGCCAGACAGCAGTGCAGCGAATTCTTCCGGCGGTACAGCAACAAACGCCTAACCCGCGAAGGTTACCAGCGCCTGGCCTTGCTATCCTATGACGAGCTGCTGCAGCCCGGTACCTCGATCATGGCCGCTACGGTTCGAAGCGATGTCGGCCGCATACCTGTGGGGATGTGCTTTGCGGCGGATTATGGGGAAGGTGCCTGCATGGTTGCTGTACACCCTCTATACCGCAACCGGCATATCGGTTCTTCCCTGATCCGCTCACAATTATCCAAATTCGGGCGGCTGCGATGCAAAGTAGCCGCCGATCATTCGGCAAGTTTGCAAATGTGCTTTCATGCAGGGCTACAGGCCATAGCGCTTGAGCAAGGTCCGACGGGCAAACCTACGCTCGTTATGAGCGGAACCCTTCCCCTGCACCCATTCCACAGTTCTTCAGCATCTCGTGCTGACTCTGTTCAAGAAGGTGAACTTCTGTGTCAAAACCCGTCTTAG
- a CDS encoding YheC/YheD family endospore coat-associated protein: MNNRVESDGRPVVAILTMHDSHTMFRGNRQNFQEIIKTGKDMGFIVYVVTVRDLKLDTGTVKGYILNSDHSWEQRLCPLPQVIYNRIPYREDEALPWVRRKIKECQKHPHIDIYNPHFFNKWRLFAWLNKSRLTKKWAPLTKRLKGYPTLYEMIKRKPYLYLKPEDGKAGQGIMRVRYQKNKSLPYRIQIQNNKNSTTYKAASLERLWNRVYQETKGSSYLIQQGIELAQVHGRAFDLRILVQKNEYGSWAVTGIGARMAGAKSITTHVPRGGTIEDPEKLLPIVFGQERSDAILSEVKKAAVHMARQIEKSSGQIHGEMSMDLGIDSEGVLWFFEANSRPMKFDEPAIRKKSLERIFQYSEYLINQR, from the coding sequence GTGAATAACCGAGTGGAGAGTGATGGAAGACCGGTTGTAGCCATCCTGACCATGCACGACTCGCATACGATGTTCAGAGGCAACCGGCAAAACTTTCAGGAAATCATCAAAACGGGAAAGGATATGGGCTTTATCGTCTATGTGGTCACCGTACGTGATCTGAAGCTTGATACGGGTACTGTCAAAGGCTATATCCTGAACAGCGACCATTCCTGGGAGCAGAGGCTATGCCCTCTGCCCCAGGTTATATATAACCGGATCCCTTACCGAGAGGATGAAGCCCTTCCCTGGGTCCGACGCAAAATCAAGGAATGCCAAAAACATCCCCATATCGATATCTATAACCCACACTTTTTCAATAAGTGGCGTCTCTTTGCTTGGCTGAACAAATCACGGTTAACCAAAAAGTGGGCACCCTTGACAAAGCGATTGAAGGGTTACCCTACTTTATATGAAATGATCAAGCGGAAGCCCTACCTGTATCTTAAACCAGAGGACGGCAAGGCCGGGCAAGGAATCATGAGGGTGCGGTATCAGAAAAACAAATCGCTCCCCTACCGCATACAGATACAGAACAACAAAAACAGCACCACCTACAAAGCAGCCTCCTTAGAGCGGCTTTGGAACCGTGTTTATCAGGAGACTAAAGGAAGCTCATACCTGATCCAGCAAGGAATCGAGCTGGCCCAGGTCCACGGTCGCGCCTTCGACCTCCGCATACTTGTGCAAAAGAACGAGTACGGCTCCTGGGCAGTTACAGGCATTGGAGCTCGAATGGCAGGCGCCAAAAGCATCACCACACATGTTCCTCGCGGAGGAACGATTGAGGATCCGGAGAAGCTGCTGCCGATCGTGTTCGGTCAGGAACGGTCCGACGCCATCCTTAGCGAAGTTAAAAAAGCAGCCGTGCATATGGCACGGCAGATTGAGAAGAGCTCTGGTCAGATCCATGGCGAAATGTCCATGGACCTCGGAATTGATAGCGAAGGCGTTCTCTGGTTCTTCGAAGCCAATTCAAGACCCATGAAATTTGACGAACCCGCGATCCGGAAAAAGTCACTGGAGCGGATTTTTCAATATTCCGAATACCTGATCAATCAAAGGTAG
- a CDS encoding YheC/YheD family endospore coat-associated protein: MSKPVLGIMTLYLDERKTLEERHIYEHMIREGKAMGLDVYVFTPADVNSAQGLINAMEYDPDRRRWGRRWRSFPNMIFDRCRIQKSPRFQQLLRFRSRYRHLLFLNRPLRNKWTIHQVLSTKKRFRPHLPDTRIVTSTSDIHRMLNVHPTVYFKPINGTGGRGILRITKVPGVAGTYEIRGRNSNRSIIRPKRMPSGHLAQYLSGWGNRDRYLVQEGIQLELPDGRVHDYRMLVQKNGSGQWQVTGCVGRVGAPKSVTSNLHGGGRATMMEELLSKWIADPAKRASIREEADSLGVDVAQFLDGQYGGLCEIALDLAVDKTGRVLLLEVNPKPSREVFSQIGDMAAYRESMVRPLEYALWVYSQKKSAKNA, encoded by the coding sequence GTGTCAAAACCCGTCTTAGGTATTATGACGTTATACTTGGATGAACGGAAAACGCTGGAGGAGCGGCATATCTACGAGCATATGATCAGGGAAGGAAAAGCGATGGGCCTTGACGTTTACGTCTTCACCCCCGCTGACGTTAACAGTGCGCAAGGCCTGATCAACGCCATGGAATACGATCCGGATCGCCGGAGATGGGGCCGCAGATGGCGCTCGTTTCCCAATATGATCTTTGATCGCTGCCGCATTCAAAAGAGCCCTCGCTTTCAACAGCTGCTGCGCTTTCGTTCACGCTATCGGCATTTACTGTTTCTGAACAGACCTTTACGCAACAAATGGACGATTCATCAAGTATTATCCACCAAGAAACGCTTCCGTCCCCATCTGCCGGATACTCGGATCGTAACCAGCACAAGCGACATCCACCGGATGCTCAACGTTCATCCTACCGTCTATTTTAAACCGATAAACGGAACGGGCGGACGCGGAATTCTGCGGATTACGAAGGTACCTGGTGTTGCGGGCACGTATGAAATCCGGGGACGCAATTCCAACCGGAGCATCATCAGACCGAAGCGAATGCCTTCAGGCCATTTGGCGCAATATCTGTCGGGCTGGGGCAATAGAGATCGATATTTGGTTCAAGAGGGGATCCAGCTGGAGCTGCCGGATGGAAGAGTGCATGATTACCGGATGCTCGTACAGAAAAATGGATCCGGTCAATGGCAGGTGACCGGCTGCGTGGGACGCGTCGGAGCGCCGAAAAGCGTGACCTCCAACCTGCATGGCGGCGGGCGTGCGACCATGATGGAAGAATTGTTAAGCAAATGGATCGCAGATCCGGCAAAGCGCGCCAGCATCCGCGAGGAAGCCGACTCCCTCGGTGTGGATGTGGCCCAATTTCTTGACGGACAGTATGGAGGCTTGTGCGAGATTGCCCTGGATCTGGCCGTGGATAAAACCGGAAGAGTTCTTCTTCTCGAGGTGAATCCGAAGCCATCAAGGGAAGTCTTCTCTCAAATCGGCGATATGGCTGCATACCGTGAATCGATGGTAAGGCCTTTAGAATATGCACTGTGGGTGTACAGCCAGAAAAAATCCGCGAAAAATGCTTAA